CTTTGTTTAGGATTCTCATCTGTTAGCCAGAGTGAAGGAAtgctacaaagagcatctcttgtTCTGTAGAATCTTTCCTTGCCCTGCATTGCACACACAacctattgatttaaatgagcactgtgtaatgcttcctttctcctgtgggggtgctgcagtgAAATCAAACACTTAATGCCAGGTTTTTCTGCAGATCACAGTTGATCAGTCAGGATCTCTGTAGGGGAACATTTTGTGGTCAGTTTATTAAGGAATTTTTCTAACAAGAAGGGATACAAAGTGTATAACTCCTTTTTTGCTTATTCCGACCAACAAACTAGGAAATTGAGTTGTCAAGGGAAATCTGGGCCAGAAGTCATCACCATTGGTGGATTGCAACATGGGAGTAATGGACGGGAAAAAGTAACATTGTGAGTGCAAACAGGGGCAAACCTAAATTCCAAGTCAGGCTCTCTTACACATGCATCCAATAGCTGCAGGCACACAGAACATGTTTTACTGGTGTCAATAACCAAGAGATTACAGGAAACAAAACAGAGTTAACTAGTCACTTGTGCCAAGTCAACGTGCTGAATACTTAACATACTTCAGCGGCACAGTCTTTCACACTATGGTGTTCTGCCAAATCCACCAAACAAGTAACACGATAAACAGCTGAAGTGCCGGCATATGTAATACAGCTGCAATTCACATCACTATGTATTTTATAGATAGCCATCATGGCCGTCTATGGTCATACAGCACAGATAACTTAGCAGATCTCTGTGTCATGTAGTGCAGGTGCTGGACTAATCTCTGCCGAGAaatattttatttgcttttttttaaatgaaaatctAATAAAATGCAATGGCTGATGGGAAACGCAGATTTAAACAACTGCATATGGAGTTTGGGCATCATTAGAGGCAATATGTACAGCTTGAATGGGCTTTATTTTCACTTTATTATCCTAACATTTCGTAGTAGAAACATATTAACCATGTTTGATTTGATTTTGCACCTTTTTTACATTAATGAGAATGTCATTCAACTCGTTCTATCATACCAAGTCCAAGGAGGCAAAGGTGTCTAATGGCCAAAGCAGAGGGCCAGATTTACTGCCTTGTGCCCATAGGCAGCTCTGGGGAAAGCAAAGCATTTAAACATGAACAGAGTGCATTGTTATGCAAATGATGTGCTATATGTTAATTAGATGATCACATTGCTGTGAGAATGAGAGGAGGGCCCCCACAGAGGTACAAGGGCAAGACTGCAAAAGGTGCTGGTTGTGGTGAGAAGTGAGCCACAGTGCTTTATTTAACTTAAAGTGTGCCCTACTTGATGGGCGTAGTCTAAGCcactagcgtaactataggggatgcggttgcatccaggcccaggagccttagggggcccataagacctctcttccccaaatagggagcccggtactatgaataaagcattatagttggggggcctgtttaaggttttgcattggggcccaggagcttttagCTACGTCCTtggtctaagggctcattcatatgggtgtatgcaGATTTGATGCATGGAAAAAGAACTACTTTCATTGTTTGTGTAGGTGCATTTTGGCGCGTTTTCAGTacatatgtgcatttttttacatttatgttgcatcagTGTGTCAGCCATTTTtgatgcgagaaaaaaaacacaagtcccATGTAATGTCAGCTTTGTCACAACCCACAAAAAACAGGGTGCACAAAAAACACAGGGAATATGGATGCTAATGCACTGTTCCACTGTTTTGGTTCGCTCAAACAAACTATCCTTAATTGTGGCATAGCAGTCTGCGTCAAATCCAAGGTCAACCAATCAAATGGAGAGTTTTTGTCATTGCATTGGTTATCCTTGGATTTAAAGTAGACCATGGATTTCCAATGTATGTCCGATGATTAAGAATCCTGTTTGTGTCTGAAATGTGTAAGTATGTTATACTTGTCTTAAGCCTGTTCTCTGCTGGATTTGGATGTTCTAATTTTCTTTAAGTAAAGATTTAGTGCGGCGATTCCTTCTGGCACTGGACAAGTTTTTCATCCGATTTCCAGAAATATACGCTAGAGTCGGGCCCATGCACTGTACTGGAGCCTCGCTGAAGTGAGCTGGTAGTTGCCTTTTTCTGTAGCACTGCAGTGATATCTGTTAAGCTGTATTCACACGGCTGTTATTCTCATGCAAGTTTCGTCCGTTGTAAGATGCATAAAAGTTACACGAAAATGCAACTATAACATGGACGTGTTTACACGGGTGATTCTTCTCTCGAATCTACGCTACGAAATAGAATAATTGgagcatgtgctatttttttggGTGATCTCATCCATTAGTTTCTATAGggtcacaaaaaaaatcacatcgtaTAGGATTTTTCTTTTCCTATATAAATGACTTGGAATCTTCATGCGTGTGAAAAACGCATGTGAAAATTGCATGCCTGTGATGCAATATGATGCATTTTTCTCTCAAAACGCACAACACTCCCATGGAAAAATGTATGTTTACCAGCCCAATATTGGTTCAGGTTTTGTGCTtatccatgtgaatacagccttagaaGACTCTATGGCCACTGAGGCAGGTGGTTATATCATTTAATTAAGAAATGCAGACAGTAATTTTTCATCAATTTCATGCCCACAGTGTAAATGAACTAACCATTATGACTACCCTACAATTGGTTATACATATATAAGAGATGTGAGTGCACAGAAGAGCCTTAACTAAGCATTTTTCATGTCTCGTCACAATTGGGTACATAATAGACTCACCCTTagacccaatgcccacggacggattattgtGGCGGGTGTCTGACCACGAAATCCGCAGCCATGACCATCCCTGGACATGCAATGGTAAACGATTCTCCGCtaccacgagcggaaatcagcttCTGTGGgaaaatggaagccatccatcccgcgatacttctgtagtgagcactgcggaagtaccgTAAGAATCCGCTCCACAGCCCAGCGCTAAAGTATAGGTTCTCTGGGGGGCACTGGGTCCGATTCCGCTGGAAAAGGTTTAATTAACATTTATTACTAACTGTATGTCTCAGAACCTTTATATTTGTTTATGATATTCTCCATTTTcactgtgaaaattaataaaatatttgaaatttaaaaaaaaatgcaggcaggaAGACAGGAGGACATTATGTAGAATTGAAGGGGGAATCACACAGAAAAATGGCTGCCATAATTCTACATTCTGTTGTATCTGTTACATAACTCACTGAACTTCGGCTTTAAGTTTTACAAGCAACGGTCAACCTGATTCTAAAGTATGTTAAGGCCAGCTCGAATCTAATAACGTTTTGGAAGAATATACTTACCATGCTGTTGAGGCGCATATAATAGCACCGGTTTTCTGCGTGACTTTGTTTAGTTCCAACTTCTCCTTTCTAGACTACAATTTcgcattttttttattaacattgtATATCAAGAACTCTAACATTCCttttcccctcctcttctctaggTATACTGGAGATAACATCTGTGGACGTGGGGGGTATTGTGGCCATCAAAGCCATCAACAGCAATTATTATTTAGCCATGAGCAAAAAAGGCAAAGTCTACGGCGCTGTAAGTAACTAGCTCTTatattttttcaagttttttgttttttccccctattATTTATATCCCACAGTCTGAATGTATTCATTAAGATTGGTTCCTGTGCTTAAAGCTTCAAGTTTACAACTTGTCAGAATCAGCAGATGTGGATCCACATACTGGTTTGAGTTGGGGCCAAATTTAGAGGCAATACTCAAGAAGTGGTCCCAGTTATGTGGCTCCTGACACTACTATAGACTAAGGTGGGATACCTGAGTCTATGAGCAGAGGCGCAGCCAATAAAGTCCTGGAACGAGGCAAGCAGTATATATGAGGGGAAAGTCCAGAGATCAGGACATACAGAACAGGTTCAGCATGGTACAACCAGGCCAGGAGTTGGGGCAGGTCTAGGGGACTGGTGAGGGAAAACAGTGTCCATGGCTGTTACTCGTAATACAATTTATTCTTTCTTGGAATCTTCACAGATTAGAGGTCATTTTATGGGTGGCCAATTGACATACAAATATTTTTAGATGGCTTTAAGTGTGAGGGTACTTTTACTCATAGTGATAATCGTTCACCCGAGTGAACAAGCAGACAATGCCATAGTTTGCTCATTTGCTGGGACAGTTTAAACGCAAAGATAAATCTAAATATATAAATGTAAAGTATAAGCATAAATGTACCAGTGtctgagaatgactgaatgatcgtgtttaaaccgaacaattagcgAATGAGCAAACAATGATCGTTCATCATCTAACTGTTGGCCGCATTTACACAATAAGTGTTCAAATTCGAACGATCCAGTGATTTTTCGGAACACACCTTAAGGGGAAGATACTATACGTAATACTATAGACTTTATGAAGCAGTCCACTCAGAAGACAAATGTTAGTTGCTAGCTTAGACATTAACACAAAGCAATCTGCAGTGTTAAGTGTCAACAGAAAATATAGGGAGCTTCATCTGCTTGGAGACTGGGATTTTCCCAGCTTTTAGTATACAAGGCATCTATGTATCTTTATATATAAGCAGGTTGTGAGAATGCGTTGGGAACAAAGACGGATAAGTGAGCATTGTAGTTAATGGGTTTCTAGGACTTAAATTATCAGTATTTGTCCAATGATTCGGTCATAAagccaataaagtcttggggtgcattaaaagaggtataggggtgggggacgagaacattatcatcCCAGTATATAAGgctcttgtcaggcctcacatggaatactgcgcacagttctggtcaccggtgctcaggaaagatgttacagtactggagggggttcaaagaagggcaactaaactaatacatggaatgacgggactggaattcccagagaggctatccaaattgggattatttactctagaaaaagacggctaaggggcgaccaaataactatgtataaatacatgaggggacaatacaaggatctctcccaggatctgtttatacccaggactgtgtcggtaacaagaggacatccgctacgtctagaagaaagcaggtttcatcaccaacacagaaaagagttctttactgtaagagcagtgagactgtggaactctctgcctgaggatgtggtgatggcaaaatccatagaggagtttaaaaggggacttgatgtctttctggaccggaaggatattacaggatataaatcttaggttaattgttaatccgggtatacaggcaggtaggaactattaggggttgatccagggattagtctgattgccattagggagtcgggaaggaattttttccccaaaagggctaaatggcttctgcctcttggggttttttgccttcctctggatcaacaacacaggaggataaacaggctggactagatggacattgtcttcattcggccttacgaattatgttactatgttataaaaTTAATTAAGCAAAATTTCTAATAATCTTATTTTAGAAAGTCTCAAAATGGCCCTCATTGACAAATGCATGTGTGCTACTGACAACGCTGATTTTTGGTGCCACATGAAAGATATGATCACTTAATGAACAATCGGAGGCATCTTCACATAGGCAGATGATCGAAGAGGAAGGAACAATGTTTGTTCATGATCATCTTctcatgtaaaaaggccttaaagagtaaccgccttttaaaaaaaaaaactttcgacATTTCAGAAACCCCGGCTGACTGCCGAAATGGTGGAGCTGCAGCATTGACTTTGCTCTTTCAGCTGTCAAAATTGCCTGTTGACTCCTTTTTGGCAGCTAAAGATGACTTCTATAATCATCCATGCATCCATCTTCAGCAGCCGAGAGGAGCCAACAAGCAACAATGACAGTCAAAGGGGCACTGTGCTTGGGTGAGGGCTGCAGCCCCTTCAGTTCagttatcagtgggggtcccagcacctgaacctccactgatcaaaacttttgacatgtggctatttaaaagtgcagttactctttaactcTTTTCTACAGTATCTCGAATGTAGGTTCTAATTTCTATAACCATGCCCTGTTTATGCATTTATAGACTTTTCTTTGTTTCTTCTATAGTAATATTTATTCATTATGTAtttcttaccttttttttattaacagaAAGAATTTAATATAGACTGTAAACTAAAGGAGAGAATAGAGGAGAATGGCTACAACACGTATGCATCCCTTACTTGGAAAAATAATGAGAGACAAATGTTTGTGGCACTAAATGGGAAGGGAACCCCAAAGAGAGGACCTAAAACGAGGAGGAAAAACATGAACGCCCACTTTCTCCCCATGCCTTTATAACATTACATGAAGGATTTGATGTATTTTTGGACTATGGTCTTGTGAAGAACATTCAACAAAAAAGAAGTTTCTGGTGGACCATGAGTATACTAGGACATTTGAAGACATTTTGTTGGTACTGTGTCATAGATGTGAATACGGTTGGAATTATAAAAGCTAAACCCCCAGCTTGAAGAATTTGTACGATACATGGATACGAGACAATCTGACAGATGATCTTCTGGGAAAGTTATTTATGGAATACAAACTCAATTCCAAAATCATCAATACCCAATGATTCGATGAGAAATCAGCCACATAAGCAATTACCAGAAGCACTTGGGTCAACATTACAGGAATAATGGGGTTTTCTGATGAGACATCCAAAAGAATGTATAGGATCCATATGTGTAAACATGATCAAACTGTTCTAAAAAAATGACTATTGTGTTATGCCTGTGTATTCTACCATCCCCTATCCCTTCTCTGTTTCTTTGTAAGTTATTTATTTAATAGAATGTTTACTACGTTTCTTCAGTGTTTGAGTCGTGTGTCTAcaattttgcatctgttttaaTCTCATTATCAAAAGAAGGCAACGATCCCCATTGATCAAGACTGTCTAATCGGAAAAAAAAATGGTCTCGTTGCccatagcatccaatcacagagcagcgttCATTTTTCGAGAGCAGGTCACAAGATgagagctgagctctgattgcttGTTTTGGGAAACGAgggcagttttgataaatgaggtcctatgttttttcttcttaaacATCATAATATGTGACAATGTTCTAGTAATAAATCATGTGGAGACATTTATATATAAGAAAAGATAGAAAACACTATTTATCAGTTGATCATATAGGTGTTCAGTTAAAAGGCAGGTTACTTTGGCGGATAGGCCTGAATATCGAGGCACAGATGTTTTTGGAATGCAAAAAATTTGAGCGCTTAATAAGTCTCTTGACATCTAATGCCAGACTATACTCATATTAGTAATACATTAACAACTGTCATTTACGattaattattatatatttttctgcCATTCTCACTTTGTAGTTACGGCTTGTAAGGACCTAAAAGTAGGGACTCGCTGCGCCATATTAATTAAGCGGCATTACAACTGATGTCACCAAGATAAGAGGAGAACTGACTTTTTTAATTGCATTGAGATTGGCTTGTAATGTAAAGATGTCATCAATGTAACGTTCTAATCTGTTCTGTGCCATTCCATTGCTGTGTATGGCCTCTACAAAAAGAGTTGCTAATAACCTGCTACAACTGACTTTATTGTGGATGGGTCATATCATGGGGCATAGCTACGGGGGGGCTGGCGGGTCACATTCCCTGGGTGCTGGAAACCAGAGGGGATGCCACAACAAGCCACTTTGCCTTGGCCTAGGTATTTAGTTGCAGGGCTAAGACTGT
This region of Eleutherodactylus coqui strain aEleCoq1 chromosome 5, aEleCoq1.hap1, whole genome shotgun sequence genomic DNA includes:
- the FGF10 gene encoding fibroblast growth factor 10, encoding MWKWILTHGAPGLCHLPRSLLLLFLVHSLSVTCDEVWGRGSVRPPEISSNYSSGRHVRSYNYLQGDIRFRKLFSFHKYFLKIDDTGRVSGTKKNDCPYSILEITSVDVGGIVAIKAINSNYYLAMSKKGKVYGAKEFNIDCKLKERIEENGYNTYASLTWKNNERQMFVALNGKGTPKRGPKTRRKNMNAHFLPMPL